Proteins co-encoded in one Cinclus cinclus chromosome 9, bCinCin1.1, whole genome shotgun sequence genomic window:
- the CXCR4 gene encoding C-X-C chemokine receptor type 4: MALSMDSSLDSLDLSSGLLIEFSENGTDEIGSGDYGDYEEPCFQQENKDFNRIFLPTIYSVVFVTGMIGNILVIIVMGYQKKQRSMTDKYRLHLSVADLLFVITLPFWSVDAAIGWWCFGDILCKAVHVIYTVNFYSSVLILAFISLDRYLAIVRATNSQRPRKLLAEKVVYVCVWLPVLILTVPDMIFAGTSEVEGKYICERIYPHENWVVSLRFQHIVVGLVFPGLVILTCYCIIISKLSHSKGHQKRKALKTTVILILTFFACWLPYYIGISVDICILLGVIRHRCSFETTVHKWISITEALAFFHCCLNPILYAFLGTKFKTSAQNALTSVSRGSSLKILSKGKRAGHSSVSTESESSSFHSS; the protein is encoded by the exons ATGGCTCTGAGCATGGACAGCAGCCTCGACAGCCTGGAT ctgtcatCTGGGTTATTAattgaattttctgaaaatggCACAGATGAGATTGGTTCAGGTGACTATGGAGACTATGAAGAGCCATGCTTTCAGCAGGAGAATAAAGATTTCAACCGGATCTTCTTGCCAACAATCTACTCCGTCGTATTCGTAACTGGAATGATTGGCAATATATTGGTTATTATTGTTATGGGCTACCAGAAGAAGCAAAGAAGCATGACTGATAAATACAGGCTGCACCTCTCTGTGGCTGACCTCCTTTTTGTCATCACCTTGCCATTCTGGTCTGTGGATGCAGCCATAGGCTGGTGGTGCTTCGGGGATATTCTGTGCAAGGCAGTTCATGTCATTTACACAGTCAACTTCTACAGCAGTGTCTTGATTTTGGCCTTCATAAGTCTCGATCGTTACCTGGCGATAGTGCGTGCCACCAACAGCCAGCGCCCACGAAAGCTGCTGGCTGAGAAGGTGGTGTATGTATGCGTGTGGCTGCCAGTTTTGATCCTGACAGTGCCTGATATGATCTTTGCTGGTACCAGTGAAGTAGAAGGGAAATACATCTGTGAACGCATATATCCTCACGAAAACTGGGTGGTCTCTTTAAGATTCCAGCATATCGTGGTAGGACTTGTCTTTCCTGGACTAGTAATTCTGACTTGCTACTGTATTATCATATCCAAGCTGTCACACTCCAAAGGCCACCAGAAGCGCAAGGCCTTGAAGACCACGgttatcctcatcctcaccTTCTTTGCCTGCTGGCTGCCATATTATATCGGCATCAGCGTTGACATCTGCATCTTGCTGGGAGTCATCAGGCACCGCTGCAGCTTTGAAACCACAGTGCACAAATGGATCTCCATCACTGAAGCCCTGGCATTCTTCCACTGCTGCTTGAATCCAATTCTGTACGCCTTCCTCGGTACCAAGTTCAAAACATCAGCTCAAAATGCCTTGACATCAGTTAGCAGAGGATCAAGCCTCAAGATTCTTTCAAAAGGCAAACGTGCAGGACATTCTTCTGTTTCTACAGAGTCCGAGTCTTCGAGTTTCCATTCCAGCTAA